A DNA window from Drosophila biarmipes strain raj3 chromosome 2R, RU_DBia_V1.1, whole genome shotgun sequence contains the following coding sequences:
- the LOC108030028 gene encoding KN motif and ankyrin repeat domain-containing protein 2 isoform X2, which translates to MSSRSESAGDMILHGSATGGYDESTFAEKITHLTPTEQEAVKRFWRSLVLRSQRAFIEENASSAASPAPAGMSRSVRSCNCCPYGYHIDLDFVRYCEALAHEKPSEEEQRRRDRRRSRKSMEFMLGFESLFGGDWQAESRVQGKLSEASHESEPDSPRPIGGPLGMSQSYNTTPCYRPRSSSVPRFTYGSIPPRSESPFGTASSTCSSLRGGVESDAGIYHQRNRPAISPPETRAFLHEALDEVCSDFERTLERTSVRRRKTPYGASGSGSLSMDRNNNKLSLSLSNGHGGGKEHKTHRLGNSTWDRYFDVADSCIGGNRSPTGTPRPFLRSNTLPLQQRPSPAEVQYESYVQATVAANAKSPVEQLESAKSPGVPPPPPPRRHHLLATTPTGAGPSTSKEERQQENGSMSSSSMQSPVISEAGQTTADAQALFQIREQMALSLRRLKDLEEQVKVIPDLELELNSLRAEKQKLVRRNEELMRSQRQTPSPPSPGIKTASPVQFTPQRISPVSLESLGARMRSSSTSASPSPSVVRRDVSTQAVVRPPATRDVSVGHQPTTRNVGVQPSETVFSKEELEQKVEQALTNAQKKKLGTLISVGTQMYVPQREQRDSGVQTLPERPKLKYNVGVSAKPATRENFTSCKPDVHHVGSSEDRLDDVLCVKCAVSRRSVACGPETPPEKPVKPAPQMPGRSNTFSLGENETVSAVRKSIACQTPVAVVHSAGSQTTTAAVRSTGAQANPQQQHSAVQCGADQVSRQTDTTGLQRLTRSHTKAEQVAESVPLPTTRHASSNTDKVEEPQPVKVRTSHFACNTEEVRKRDVGCGDIVKPHISIACAANYCDSCKEAIQDLARGFSKASPTAPRVGGGAVRRSTSADSRIPRPKHLTSPSPVRKEFKRQNTYTLATPSPTPSPQVQRKTRMSSLQEKPPTVSSFQASDPLAESQSFIRQPQKDLLDLSLLGDDELIVREEKRVSISWSRDASPAPLMTSSGTTKSESPEQEPAMSSSSESSPPIDVQIAQGARKKSSTPLKSSQSEGSQVTVIEQPATKAQLHQLAQADAEPRKKTELSKGLKEALKAINDSLLKKLGAKPISSQSLKSAKATIQDHWFINSGTGKSDPHQVEDYLDYFESLSVPLLEYCVNLSDSNGNTAMHYAVSHGNFDVVSILLDSKVCDVNQMNNAGYTSVMLVSLAKLKQPSHRTVVERLFKMADVNIRAKKHCQTALMLAVSHGNGDMVNMLLDAGADINIQDEDGSTALMCAAEHGRVDVIKTLLSHPDCDSLVNDVDGSTAFKIAWQAGHRDVGLLIYVHEQMLRSKLPNRGDPTRSSLISPQRHKRQPSQ; encoded by the exons ATGAGCAGTCGCTCCGAAAGCGCCGGCGATATGATTCTCCACGGTTCCGCCACCGGGGGCTACGATGAGTCAACGTTTGCCGAAAAGATAACCCACCTGACGCCCACCGAGCAGGAAGCCGTCAAGCGGTTCTGGAG GTCGCTGGTTTTGCGGAGTCAACGCGCCTTCATTGAGGAAAATG CCTCGTCCGCCGCGAGTCCCGCTCCTGCGGGCATGAGTCGCTCGGTGCGCAGCTGCAACTGCTGTCCCTATGGCTACCACATCGACCTGGATTTTGTGCGCTACTGCGAGGCCCTGGCCCACGAGAAGCCCAGCGAAGAGGAGCAGCGGCGACGGGATCGCAGGAGGTCTAGAAAGTCCATGGAGTTTATGCTGGGGTTCGAGAGCCTCTTCGGCGGCGACTGGCAGGCGGAGTCAAGGGTGCAGGGAAAGCTGAGCGAG GCCTCACATGAAAGCGAACCGGATTCGCCACGCCCCATTGGAGGGCCGTTGGGCATGTCCCAGTCATACAACACCACGCCGTGCTACCGCCCGCGATCGTCGTCCGTGCCGCGCTTCACCTACGGCAGCATACCGCCCCGGTCGGAGTCGCCCTTCGGCACCGCCTCCTCCACCTGCTCCTCCCTGCGCGGCGGGGTGGAGAGCGATGCGGGGATCTACCACCAGCGCAACCGGCCGGCCATCAGTCCGCCGGAGACGAGGGCCTTCCTCCACGAGGCGCTCGACGAGGTGTGCAGCGATTTCGAGCGCACGCTGGAGCGGACCTCGGTGAGGAGACGCAAGACGCCCTACGGAGCTTCGGGATCCGGATCCCTGTCCATGGATCGCAATAACAACAAACTCAGTCTGAGCCTCAGCAATGGTCATGGCGGTGGAAAGGAGCACAAGACCCATCGCCTGGGCAACAGCACGTGGGATCGGTACTTTGATGTGGCAG ATTCCTGCATTGGGGGCAATCGGTCGCCCACGGGCACGCCGCGGCCCTTCCTGCGATCGAACACTCTGCCCCTGCAGCAGCGCCCCAGTCCGGCGGAGGTCCAGTATGAGAGCTATGTCCAGGCCACGGTGGCGGCCAATGCCAAGTCGCCGGTGGAGCAGCTGGAGTCCGCCAAGTCTCCGGGTgttccgccgccgccgccacccaGACGCCACCACCTGTTGGCCACCACGCCCACAGGTGCTGGCCCGTCCACTTCCAAGGAGGAACGGCAGCAGGAGAACGGCTCCATGAGCAGCAGTTCAATGCAGTCGCCTGTCATCTCGGAAGCGGGCCAGACAACGGCGGATGCACAGGCTCTATTCCAGATACGCGAACAGATGGCACTGAGCCTGAGGCGCCTCAAGGATCTGGAGGAGCAGGTCAAGGTCATACCCGACTTGGAG CTGGAACTTAATTCGCTTCGCgcggaaaaacaaaagttggTGCGCAGGAACGAAGAGCTGATGAGGAGTCAGCGGCAGACGCCTTCGCCGCCAAGTCCGGGCATTAAGACCGCTTCCCCGGTGCAGTTCACTCCGCAAAGGATCAGCCCAGTGTCTCTAGAGAGCCTGGGAGCGCGGATGCGCAGCAGTTCCACTTCGGCTTCTCCTTCTCCCAGCGTCGTCCGTAGGGATGTCTCCACCCAGGCTGTGGTGAGACCACCTGCCACTCGAGATGTGTCCGTTGGCCACCAGCCCACCACCAGAAATGTGGGTGTTCAGCCCTCGGAAACGGTTTTCTCcaaggaggagctggagcagaAAGTGGAGCAGGCTCTGACAAATGCACAAAAGAAAAAGCTGGGGACCCTCATCTCGGTGGGCACACAGATGTATGTTCCGCAGAGGGAGCAGCGAGACAGTGGAGTGCAAACCCTGCCGGAAAGACCCAAACTCAAGTATAATGTGGGGGTCAGCGCCAAACCCGCAACGAGGGAGAACTTCACAAGCTGCAAACCAGATGTGCATCATGTGGGCTCCTCCGAGGATCGACTGGATGATGTACTCTGTGTTAAGTGTGCCGTCAGCAGGAGGAGCGTGGCCTGCGGTCCGGAAACTCCGCCGGAGAAACCTGTGAAACCAGCTCCCCAAATGCCCGGGCGCAGCAACACCTTTAGTTTGGGCGAGAATGAGACCGTATCCGCGGTACGAAAGAGCATTGCTTGCCAGACGCCAGTGGCCGTGGTCCATAGTGCAGGCAGTCAAACTACTACGGCGGCAGTTCGCTCCACCGGTGCCCAGGCGaatccccagcagcagcactccGCTGTCCAGTGTGGAGCAGATCAGGTTTCCCGGCAGACGGATACCACTGGTCTGCAGCGCCTCACCCGGAGTCACACGAAGGCGGAGCAGGTGGCCGAGTCGGTGCCTCTCCCCACAACCCGTCATGCATCCAGCAACACGGATAAGGTGGAGGAACCGCAGCCGGTTAAGGTCCGGACAAGCCACTTCGCTTGCAACACGGAGGAGGTACGGAAGAGGGACGTGGGCTGTGGCGACATTGTCAAGCCGCACATCTCCATTGCCTGCGCGGCCAACTACTGTGATTCCTGCAAGGAGGCCATCCAGGATCTGGCCAGGGGCTTCTCGAAGGCCAGTCCCACGGCTCCCAGAGTGGGAGGAGGAGCTGTCCGGCGCTCCACCTCGGCGGATTCGCGGATACCGCGTCCCAAGCACCTTACCAGCCCGAGTCCGGTGCGGAAGGAGTTCAAGCGGCAAAACACCTACACGCTGGCCACGCCCTCGCCCACGCCCAGTCCACAGGTGCAACGGAAGACGCGGATGAG CTCCCTCCAGGAGAAGCCGCCGACTGTGTCCAGTTTCCAGGCATCAGACCCTCTGGCGGAATCCCAAAGCTTCATCCGGCAGCCGCAGAAGGATCTGCTGGACCTGAGTCTTCTGGGCGACGATGAGCTTATTGTGCGCGAGGAGAAGCGGGTGAGCATCAGCTGGTCAAGGGATGCCTCCCCGGCCCCGCTGATGACCTCCTCGGGAACCACCAAGTCCGAGTCGCCGGAGCAGGAGCCGGCCATGAGCTCCTCCAGTGAATCCAGTCCGCCCATCGATGTGCAGATCGCCCAGGGAGCTCGCAAGAAGTCGAGCACTCCACTCAAATCTAGTCAGAGCGAGGGCTCCCAGGTTACGGTGATCGAACAGCCGGCCACCAAAGCCCAGCTCCATCAGTTGGCCCAGGCGGATGCGGAGCCCCGAAAAAA AACCGAACTGTCCAAGGGTCTGAAAGAAGCCCTCAAGGCCATCAACGACTCTCTGCTGAAGAAGTTGGGCGCCAAACCCATATCCTCGCAGAGCCTCAAGTCGGCCAAGGCGACCATCCAGGATCACTGGTTCATCAACTCCGGTACCGGCAAGTCCGATCCCCACCAGGTGGAGGACTATCTCGACTACTTCGAATCCCTGTCGGTTCCCCTGCTGGAGTACTGTGTCAACCTATCCGACAGTAAT GGCAACACAGCCATGCACTATGCAGTCTCGCACGGCAACTTCGATGTGGTATCCATATTGCTCGATTCTAAGGTTTGCGATGTAAACCAGATGAATAACGCCGGGTACACGTCGGTGATGCTCGTATCGTTGGCCAAGCTGAAGCAGCCTTCCCATCGCACAGTCGTCGAGCGACTGTTCAAGATGGCCGATGTCAACATACGGGCCAAGAAG CACTGCCAGACCGCGTTGATGCTCGCTGTGTCGCATGGTAACGGGGATATGGTCAATATGCTCCTGGACGCCGGGGCGGACATCAATATCCAGGACGAGGACGGCAGCACGGCGCTGATGTGTGCCGCCGAACACGGGCGCGTGGACGTGATCAAGACGCTGCTTTCGCATCCGGACTGTGATTCACTGGTCAACGATGTG GACGGCAGCACGGCCTTTAAGATTGCCTGGCAGGCCGGGCACCGGGACGTGGGACTCCTCATCTACGTCCATGAGCAGATGCTGCGGAGCAAGCTGCCCAACCGAGGAGATCCCACCAGGAGCTCCCTGATTTCGCCCCAGCGCCACAAGCGCCAGCCATCGCAGTAG
- the LOC108030028 gene encoding KN motif and ankyrin repeat domain-containing protein 2 isoform X3 gives MIWILFWLGVLWLYYGAKIPPRTSSAASPAPAGMSRSVRSCNCCPYGYHIDLDFVRYCEALAHEKPSEEEQRRRDRRRSRKSMEFMLGFESLFGGDWQAESRVQGKLSEASHESEPDSPRPIGGPLGMSQSYNTTPCYRPRSSSVPRFTYGSIPPRSESPFGTASSTCSSLRGGVESDAGIYHQRNRPAISPPETRAFLHEALDEVCSDFERTLERTSVRRRKTPYGASGSGSLSMDRNNNKLSLSLSNGHGGGKEHKTHRLGNSTWDRYFDVADSCIGGNRSPTGTPRPFLRSNTLPLQQRPSPAEVQYESYVQATVAANAKSPVEQLESAKSPGVPPPPPPRRHHLLATTPTGAGPSTSKEERQQENGSMSSSSMQSPVISEAGQTTADAQALFQIREQMALSLRRLKDLEEQVKVIPDLELELNSLRAEKQKLVRRNEELMRSQRQTPSPPSPGIKTASPVQFTPQRISPVSLESLGARMRSSSTSASPSPSVVRRDVSTQAVVRPPATRDVSVGHQPTTRNVGVQPSETVFSKEELEQKVEQALTNAQKKKLGTLISVGTQMYVPQREQRDSGVQTLPERPKLKYNVGVSAKPATRENFTSCKPDVHHVGSSEDRLDDVLCVKCAVSRRSVACGPETPPEKPVKPAPQMPGRSNTFSLGENETVSAVRKSIACQTPVAVVHSAGSQTTTAAVRSTGAQANPQQQHSAVQCGADQVSRQTDTTGLQRLTRSHTKAEQVAESVPLPTTRHASSNTDKVEEPQPVKVRTSHFACNTEEVRKRDVGCGDIVKPHISIACAANYCDSCKEAIQDLARGFSKASPTAPRVGGGAVRRSTSADSRIPRPKHLTSPSPVRKEFKRQNTYTLATPSPTPSPQVQRKTRMSSLQEKPPTVSSFQASDPLAESQSFIRQPQKDLLDLSLLGDDELIVREEKRVSISWSRDASPAPLMTSSGTTKSESPEQEPAMSSSSESSPPIDVQIAQGARKKSSTPLKSSQSEGSQVTVIEQPATKAQLHQLAQADAEPRKKTELSKGLKEALKAINDSLLKKLGAKPISSQSLKSAKATIQDHWFINSGTGKSDPHQVEDYLDYFESLSVPLLEYCVNLSDSNGNTAMHYAVSHGNFDVVSILLDSKVCDVNQMNNAGYTSVMLVSLAKLKQPSHRTVVERLFKMADVNIRAKKHCQTALMLAVSHGNGDMVNMLLDAGADINIQDEDGSTALMCAAEHGRVDVIKTLLSHPDCDSLVNDVDGSTAFKIAWQAGHRDVGLLIYVHEQMLRSKLPNRGDPTRSSLISPQRHKRQPSQ, from the exons ATGATTTGGATTCTCTTTTGGCTAGGGGTCTTGTGGCTCTATTATGGGGCCAAAATTCCTCCAAGAA CCTCGTCCGCCGCGAGTCCCGCTCCTGCGGGCATGAGTCGCTCGGTGCGCAGCTGCAACTGCTGTCCCTATGGCTACCACATCGACCTGGATTTTGTGCGCTACTGCGAGGCCCTGGCCCACGAGAAGCCCAGCGAAGAGGAGCAGCGGCGACGGGATCGCAGGAGGTCTAGAAAGTCCATGGAGTTTATGCTGGGGTTCGAGAGCCTCTTCGGCGGCGACTGGCAGGCGGAGTCAAGGGTGCAGGGAAAGCTGAGCGAG GCCTCACATGAAAGCGAACCGGATTCGCCACGCCCCATTGGAGGGCCGTTGGGCATGTCCCAGTCATACAACACCACGCCGTGCTACCGCCCGCGATCGTCGTCCGTGCCGCGCTTCACCTACGGCAGCATACCGCCCCGGTCGGAGTCGCCCTTCGGCACCGCCTCCTCCACCTGCTCCTCCCTGCGCGGCGGGGTGGAGAGCGATGCGGGGATCTACCACCAGCGCAACCGGCCGGCCATCAGTCCGCCGGAGACGAGGGCCTTCCTCCACGAGGCGCTCGACGAGGTGTGCAGCGATTTCGAGCGCACGCTGGAGCGGACCTCGGTGAGGAGACGCAAGACGCCCTACGGAGCTTCGGGATCCGGATCCCTGTCCATGGATCGCAATAACAACAAACTCAGTCTGAGCCTCAGCAATGGTCATGGCGGTGGAAAGGAGCACAAGACCCATCGCCTGGGCAACAGCACGTGGGATCGGTACTTTGATGTGGCAG ATTCCTGCATTGGGGGCAATCGGTCGCCCACGGGCACGCCGCGGCCCTTCCTGCGATCGAACACTCTGCCCCTGCAGCAGCGCCCCAGTCCGGCGGAGGTCCAGTATGAGAGCTATGTCCAGGCCACGGTGGCGGCCAATGCCAAGTCGCCGGTGGAGCAGCTGGAGTCCGCCAAGTCTCCGGGTgttccgccgccgccgccacccaGACGCCACCACCTGTTGGCCACCACGCCCACAGGTGCTGGCCCGTCCACTTCCAAGGAGGAACGGCAGCAGGAGAACGGCTCCATGAGCAGCAGTTCAATGCAGTCGCCTGTCATCTCGGAAGCGGGCCAGACAACGGCGGATGCACAGGCTCTATTCCAGATACGCGAACAGATGGCACTGAGCCTGAGGCGCCTCAAGGATCTGGAGGAGCAGGTCAAGGTCATACCCGACTTGGAG CTGGAACTTAATTCGCTTCGCgcggaaaaacaaaagttggTGCGCAGGAACGAAGAGCTGATGAGGAGTCAGCGGCAGACGCCTTCGCCGCCAAGTCCGGGCATTAAGACCGCTTCCCCGGTGCAGTTCACTCCGCAAAGGATCAGCCCAGTGTCTCTAGAGAGCCTGGGAGCGCGGATGCGCAGCAGTTCCACTTCGGCTTCTCCTTCTCCCAGCGTCGTCCGTAGGGATGTCTCCACCCAGGCTGTGGTGAGACCACCTGCCACTCGAGATGTGTCCGTTGGCCACCAGCCCACCACCAGAAATGTGGGTGTTCAGCCCTCGGAAACGGTTTTCTCcaaggaggagctggagcagaAAGTGGAGCAGGCTCTGACAAATGCACAAAAGAAAAAGCTGGGGACCCTCATCTCGGTGGGCACACAGATGTATGTTCCGCAGAGGGAGCAGCGAGACAGTGGAGTGCAAACCCTGCCGGAAAGACCCAAACTCAAGTATAATGTGGGGGTCAGCGCCAAACCCGCAACGAGGGAGAACTTCACAAGCTGCAAACCAGATGTGCATCATGTGGGCTCCTCCGAGGATCGACTGGATGATGTACTCTGTGTTAAGTGTGCCGTCAGCAGGAGGAGCGTGGCCTGCGGTCCGGAAACTCCGCCGGAGAAACCTGTGAAACCAGCTCCCCAAATGCCCGGGCGCAGCAACACCTTTAGTTTGGGCGAGAATGAGACCGTATCCGCGGTACGAAAGAGCATTGCTTGCCAGACGCCAGTGGCCGTGGTCCATAGTGCAGGCAGTCAAACTACTACGGCGGCAGTTCGCTCCACCGGTGCCCAGGCGaatccccagcagcagcactccGCTGTCCAGTGTGGAGCAGATCAGGTTTCCCGGCAGACGGATACCACTGGTCTGCAGCGCCTCACCCGGAGTCACACGAAGGCGGAGCAGGTGGCCGAGTCGGTGCCTCTCCCCACAACCCGTCATGCATCCAGCAACACGGATAAGGTGGAGGAACCGCAGCCGGTTAAGGTCCGGACAAGCCACTTCGCTTGCAACACGGAGGAGGTACGGAAGAGGGACGTGGGCTGTGGCGACATTGTCAAGCCGCACATCTCCATTGCCTGCGCGGCCAACTACTGTGATTCCTGCAAGGAGGCCATCCAGGATCTGGCCAGGGGCTTCTCGAAGGCCAGTCCCACGGCTCCCAGAGTGGGAGGAGGAGCTGTCCGGCGCTCCACCTCGGCGGATTCGCGGATACCGCGTCCCAAGCACCTTACCAGCCCGAGTCCGGTGCGGAAGGAGTTCAAGCGGCAAAACACCTACACGCTGGCCACGCCCTCGCCCACGCCCAGTCCACAGGTGCAACGGAAGACGCGGATGAG CTCCCTCCAGGAGAAGCCGCCGACTGTGTCCAGTTTCCAGGCATCAGACCCTCTGGCGGAATCCCAAAGCTTCATCCGGCAGCCGCAGAAGGATCTGCTGGACCTGAGTCTTCTGGGCGACGATGAGCTTATTGTGCGCGAGGAGAAGCGGGTGAGCATCAGCTGGTCAAGGGATGCCTCCCCGGCCCCGCTGATGACCTCCTCGGGAACCACCAAGTCCGAGTCGCCGGAGCAGGAGCCGGCCATGAGCTCCTCCAGTGAATCCAGTCCGCCCATCGATGTGCAGATCGCCCAGGGAGCTCGCAAGAAGTCGAGCACTCCACTCAAATCTAGTCAGAGCGAGGGCTCCCAGGTTACGGTGATCGAACAGCCGGCCACCAAAGCCCAGCTCCATCAGTTGGCCCAGGCGGATGCGGAGCCCCGAAAAAA AACCGAACTGTCCAAGGGTCTGAAAGAAGCCCTCAAGGCCATCAACGACTCTCTGCTGAAGAAGTTGGGCGCCAAACCCATATCCTCGCAGAGCCTCAAGTCGGCCAAGGCGACCATCCAGGATCACTGGTTCATCAACTCCGGTACCGGCAAGTCCGATCCCCACCAGGTGGAGGACTATCTCGACTACTTCGAATCCCTGTCGGTTCCCCTGCTGGAGTACTGTGTCAACCTATCCGACAGTAAT GGCAACACAGCCATGCACTATGCAGTCTCGCACGGCAACTTCGATGTGGTATCCATATTGCTCGATTCTAAGGTTTGCGATGTAAACCAGATGAATAACGCCGGGTACACGTCGGTGATGCTCGTATCGTTGGCCAAGCTGAAGCAGCCTTCCCATCGCACAGTCGTCGAGCGACTGTTCAAGATGGCCGATGTCAACATACGGGCCAAGAAG CACTGCCAGACCGCGTTGATGCTCGCTGTGTCGCATGGTAACGGGGATATGGTCAATATGCTCCTGGACGCCGGGGCGGACATCAATATCCAGGACGAGGACGGCAGCACGGCGCTGATGTGTGCCGCCGAACACGGGCGCGTGGACGTGATCAAGACGCTGCTTTCGCATCCGGACTGTGATTCACTGGTCAACGATGTG GACGGCAGCACGGCCTTTAAGATTGCCTGGCAGGCCGGGCACCGGGACGTGGGACTCCTCATCTACGTCCATGAGCAGATGCTGCGGAGCAAGCTGCCCAACCGAGGAGATCCCACCAGGAGCTCCCTGATTTCGCCCCAGCGCCACAAGCGCCAGCCATCGCAGTAG
- the LOC108030028 gene encoding KN motif and ankyrin repeat domain-containing protein 2 isoform X7, which yields MPMILKKLKYELLRNSCIGGNRSPTGTPRPFLRSNTLPLQQRPSPAEVQYESYVQATVAANAKSPVEQLESAKSPGVPPPPPPRRHHLLATTPTGAGPSTSKEERQQENGSMSSSSMQSPVISEAGQTTADAQALFQIREQMALSLRRLKDLEEQVKVIPDLELELNSLRAEKQKLVRRNEELMRSQRQTPSPPSPGIKTASPVQFTPQRISPVSLESLGARMRSSSTSASPSPSVVRRDVSTQAVVRPPATRDVSVGHQPTTRNVGVQPSETVFSKEELEQKVEQALTNAQKKKLGTLISVGTQMYVPQREQRDSGVQTLPERPKLKYNVGVSAKPATRENFTSCKPDVHHVGSSEDRLDDVLCVKCAVSRRSVACGPETPPEKPVKPAPQMPGRSNTFSLGENETVSAVRKSIACQTPVAVVHSAGSQTTTAAVRSTGAQANPQQQHSAVQCGADQVSRQTDTTGLQRLTRSHTKAEQVAESVPLPTTRHASSNTDKVEEPQPVKVRTSHFACNTEEVRKRDVGCGDIVKPHISIACAANYCDSCKEAIQDLARGFSKASPTAPRVGGGAVRRSTSADSRIPRPKHLTSPSPVRKEFKRQNTYTLATPSPTPSPQVQRKTRMSSLQEKPPTVSSFQASDPLAESQSFIRQPQKDLLDLSLLGDDELIVREEKRVSISWSRDASPAPLMTSSGTTKSESPEQEPAMSSSSESSPPIDVQIAQGARKKSSTPLKSSQSEGSQVTVIEQPATKAQLHQLAQADAEPRKKTELSKGLKEALKAINDSLLKKLGAKPISSQSLKSAKATIQDHWFINSGTGKSDPHQVEDYLDYFESLSVPLLEYCVNLSDSNGNTAMHYAVSHGNFDVVSILLDSKVCDVNQMNNAGYTSVMLVSLAKLKQPSHRTVVERLFKMADVNIRAKKHCQTALMLAVSHGNGDMVNMLLDAGADINIQDEDGSTALMCAAEHGRVDVIKTLLSHPDCDSLVNDVDGSTAFKIAWQAGHRDVGLLIYVHEQMLRSKLPNRGDPTRSSLISPQRHKRQPSQ from the exons atgccaATGATTCtaaaaaaactgaaatatgAACTTCTGCGAA ATTCCTGCATTGGGGGCAATCGGTCGCCCACGGGCACGCCGCGGCCCTTCCTGCGATCGAACACTCTGCCCCTGCAGCAGCGCCCCAGTCCGGCGGAGGTCCAGTATGAGAGCTATGTCCAGGCCACGGTGGCGGCCAATGCCAAGTCGCCGGTGGAGCAGCTGGAGTCCGCCAAGTCTCCGGGTgttccgccgccgccgccacccaGACGCCACCACCTGTTGGCCACCACGCCCACAGGTGCTGGCCCGTCCACTTCCAAGGAGGAACGGCAGCAGGAGAACGGCTCCATGAGCAGCAGTTCAATGCAGTCGCCTGTCATCTCGGAAGCGGGCCAGACAACGGCGGATGCACAGGCTCTATTCCAGATACGCGAACAGATGGCACTGAGCCTGAGGCGCCTCAAGGATCTGGAGGAGCAGGTCAAGGTCATACCCGACTTGGAG CTGGAACTTAATTCGCTTCGCgcggaaaaacaaaagttggTGCGCAGGAACGAAGAGCTGATGAGGAGTCAGCGGCAGACGCCTTCGCCGCCAAGTCCGGGCATTAAGACCGCTTCCCCGGTGCAGTTCACTCCGCAAAGGATCAGCCCAGTGTCTCTAGAGAGCCTGGGAGCGCGGATGCGCAGCAGTTCCACTTCGGCTTCTCCTTCTCCCAGCGTCGTCCGTAGGGATGTCTCCACCCAGGCTGTGGTGAGACCACCTGCCACTCGAGATGTGTCCGTTGGCCACCAGCCCACCACCAGAAATGTGGGTGTTCAGCCCTCGGAAACGGTTTTCTCcaaggaggagctggagcagaAAGTGGAGCAGGCTCTGACAAATGCACAAAAGAAAAAGCTGGGGACCCTCATCTCGGTGGGCACACAGATGTATGTTCCGCAGAGGGAGCAGCGAGACAGTGGAGTGCAAACCCTGCCGGAAAGACCCAAACTCAAGTATAATGTGGGGGTCAGCGCCAAACCCGCAACGAGGGAGAACTTCACAAGCTGCAAACCAGATGTGCATCATGTGGGCTCCTCCGAGGATCGACTGGATGATGTACTCTGTGTTAAGTGTGCCGTCAGCAGGAGGAGCGTGGCCTGCGGTCCGGAAACTCCGCCGGAGAAACCTGTGAAACCAGCTCCCCAAATGCCCGGGCGCAGCAACACCTTTAGTTTGGGCGAGAATGAGACCGTATCCGCGGTACGAAAGAGCATTGCTTGCCAGACGCCAGTGGCCGTGGTCCATAGTGCAGGCAGTCAAACTACTACGGCGGCAGTTCGCTCCACCGGTGCCCAGGCGaatccccagcagcagcactccGCTGTCCAGTGTGGAGCAGATCAGGTTTCCCGGCAGACGGATACCACTGGTCTGCAGCGCCTCACCCGGAGTCACACGAAGGCGGAGCAGGTGGCCGAGTCGGTGCCTCTCCCCACAACCCGTCATGCATCCAGCAACACGGATAAGGTGGAGGAACCGCAGCCGGTTAAGGTCCGGACAAGCCACTTCGCTTGCAACACGGAGGAGGTACGGAAGAGGGACGTGGGCTGTGGCGACATTGTCAAGCCGCACATCTCCATTGCCTGCGCGGCCAACTACTGTGATTCCTGCAAGGAGGCCATCCAGGATCTGGCCAGGGGCTTCTCGAAGGCCAGTCCCACGGCTCCCAGAGTGGGAGGAGGAGCTGTCCGGCGCTCCACCTCGGCGGATTCGCGGATACCGCGTCCCAAGCACCTTACCAGCCCGAGTCCGGTGCGGAAGGAGTTCAAGCGGCAAAACACCTACACGCTGGCCACGCCCTCGCCCACGCCCAGTCCACAGGTGCAACGGAAGACGCGGATGAG CTCCCTCCAGGAGAAGCCGCCGACTGTGTCCAGTTTCCAGGCATCAGACCCTCTGGCGGAATCCCAAAGCTTCATCCGGCAGCCGCAGAAGGATCTGCTGGACCTGAGTCTTCTGGGCGACGATGAGCTTATTGTGCGCGAGGAGAAGCGGGTGAGCATCAGCTGGTCAAGGGATGCCTCCCCGGCCCCGCTGATGACCTCCTCGGGAACCACCAAGTCCGAGTCGCCGGAGCAGGAGCCGGCCATGAGCTCCTCCAGTGAATCCAGTCCGCCCATCGATGTGCAGATCGCCCAGGGAGCTCGCAAGAAGTCGAGCACTCCACTCAAATCTAGTCAGAGCGAGGGCTCCCAGGTTACGGTGATCGAACAGCCGGCCACCAAAGCCCAGCTCCATCAGTTGGCCCAGGCGGATGCGGAGCCCCGAAAAAA AACCGAACTGTCCAAGGGTCTGAAAGAAGCCCTCAAGGCCATCAACGACTCTCTGCTGAAGAAGTTGGGCGCCAAACCCATATCCTCGCAGAGCCTCAAGTCGGCCAAGGCGACCATCCAGGATCACTGGTTCATCAACTCCGGTACCGGCAAGTCCGATCCCCACCAGGTGGAGGACTATCTCGACTACTTCGAATCCCTGTCGGTTCCCCTGCTGGAGTACTGTGTCAACCTATCCGACAGTAAT GGCAACACAGCCATGCACTATGCAGTCTCGCACGGCAACTTCGATGTGGTATCCATATTGCTCGATTCTAAGGTTTGCGATGTAAACCAGATGAATAACGCCGGGTACACGTCGGTGATGCTCGTATCGTTGGCCAAGCTGAAGCAGCCTTCCCATCGCACAGTCGTCGAGCGACTGTTCAAGATGGCCGATGTCAACATACGGGCCAAGAAG CACTGCCAGACCGCGTTGATGCTCGCTGTGTCGCATGGTAACGGGGATATGGTCAATATGCTCCTGGACGCCGGGGCGGACATCAATATCCAGGACGAGGACGGCAGCACGGCGCTGATGTGTGCCGCCGAACACGGGCGCGTGGACGTGATCAAGACGCTGCTTTCGCATCCGGACTGTGATTCACTGGTCAACGATGTG GACGGCAGCACGGCCTTTAAGATTGCCTGGCAGGCCGGGCACCGGGACGTGGGACTCCTCATCTACGTCCATGAGCAGATGCTGCGGAGCAAGCTGCCCAACCGAGGAGATCCCACCAGGAGCTCCCTGATTTCGCCCCAGCGCCACAAGCGCCAGCCATCGCAGTAG